A single region of the Eulemur rufifrons isolate Redbay chromosome 8, OSU_ERuf_1, whole genome shotgun sequence genome encodes:
- the CELSR2 gene encoding cadherin EGF LAG seven-pass G-type receptor 2: MRSPATGAPLPTPLPPLLLLLLLPPLLGDQVGPCRSLGSGGRGSSGACTPVGWLCPASASNLWLYTSRCRDSGTELTGHLVPHHDGLRVWCPESGAHIPLPPAPQGCSWSCRLLGIGGHLSPQGKLTLPQEHPCLKAPQLRCQSCKLAQAPGLRAGVGSPEGSTGGRRKRNVNTAPQFQPPSYQATVPENQPAGTPVASLRAIDPDEGEAGRLEYTMDALFDSRSNHFFSLDPITGAVTTAEELDRETKSTHVFRVTAQDHGMPRRSALATLTILVTDTNDHDPVFEQQEYKESLRENLEVGYEVLTVRATDGDAPPNANILYRLLEGPGGSPSEAFEIDPRSGVIRTRGPVDREEVESYQLTVEASDQGRDPGPRSATAAVFLSVEDDNDNAPQFSEKRYVVQVREDVTPGAPVLRVTASDRDKGSNALVHYSIMSGNARGQFYLDAQTGALDVVSPLDYETTKEYTLRVRAQDGGRPPLSNVSGLVTVQVLDINDNAPIFVSTPFQATVLESVPLGYLVLHVQAIDADAGDNARLEYRLAGVGHDFPFTINNGTGWISVAAELDREEVDFYSFGVEARDHGTPALTASASVSVTILDVNDNNPTFTQPEYTVRLNEDAAVGTSVVTVSAVDRDAHSVITYQITSGNTRNRFSITSQSGGGLVSLALPLDYKLERQYVLAVTASDGTRQDTAQIVVNVTDANTHRPVFQSSHYTVNVNEDRPAGTTVVLISATDEDTGENARITYFMEDSIPQFRIDADTGAVTTQAELDYEDQVSYTLAITARDNGIPQKSDTTYLEILVNDVNDNAPQFLRDSYQGSVYEDVPPFTSVLQISATDRDSGLNGRVFYTFQGGDDGDGDFIVESTSGIVRTLRRLDRENVAQYILRAYAVDKGMPPARTPMEVTVTVLDVNDNPPVFEQDEFDVFVEENSPIGLAVARVTATDPDEGTNAQIMYQIVEGNIPEVFQLDIFSGELTALVDLDYEDRPEYILVIQATSAPLVSRATVHVRLLDRNDNPPVLGNFEILFNNYVTNRSSSFPGGAIGRVPAHDPDISDSLTYSFERGNELSLVLLNASTGELRLSRALDNNRPLEAIMSVLVSDGVHSVSAQCALRVTIITDEMLTHSITLRLEDMSPERFLSPLLGLFIQAVAATLATPPDHVVVFNVQRDTDAPGGHILNVSLSVGQPPGPGGGPPFLPSEDLQERLYLNRSLLTAISAQRVLPFDDNICLREPCENYMRCVSVLRFDSSAPFIASSSVLFRPIHPVGGLRCRCPPGFTGDYCETEVDLCYSWPCGPHGRCRSREGGYTCLCRDGYTGEHCEVSARSGRCTPGVCKNGGTCVNLLVGGFKCDCPSGDFEKPYCQVTTRSFPARSFITFRGLRQRFHFTLALSFATKERDGLLLYNGRFNEKHDFVALEVIQEQVQLTFSAGESTTTVSPFVPGGVSDGQWHTVQLKYYNKPLLGQTGLPQGPSEQKVAVVTVDGCDTGVALRFGAVLGNYSCAAQGTQGGSKKSLDLTGPLLLGGVPDLPESFPVRMRHFVGCMRNLQVDSRHVDMADFIANNGTVPGCPAKKNVCDSNTCHNGGTCVNQWDTFSCECPLGFGGKSCAQEMANPQHFLGSSLVAWHGLSLPISQPWHLSLMFRTRQADGVLLQAVTRGRSTITLQLQEGHVVLSVEGTGLQASSLRLEPGRANDGDWHHAQLALGASGGPGHAILSFDYGQQKAEGNLGPRLHGLHLSNITVGGVPGPSSSVARGFRGCLQGVRVSETPEGISSLDPSRGESINVEPGCSLPDPCDSNPCPANSYCSNDWDSYSCSCDPGYYGDNCTNVCDLNPCEHQSVCTRKPSAPHGYTCECPPNYLGPYCETRIDQPCPRGWWGHPTCGPCNCDVSKGFDPDCNKTSGECHCKENHYRPPGSPTCLLCDCYPTGSLSRVCDPEDGQCPCKPGVIGRQCDRCDNPFAEVTTNGCEVNYDSCPRATEAGIWWPRTRFGLPAAAPCPRGSFGTAVRHCDEHRGWLPPNLFNCTSVTFSELKGFAERLQRNESGLDSGRSQRLALLLRNATQHTAGYFGSDVKVAYQLATRLLAHESAQRGFGLSATQDVHFTENLLRVGSALLDAANKRHWELIQQTEGGTAWLLQHYEAYASALAQNMRHTYLSPFTIVTPNIVISVVRLDKGNFAGAKLPRYEALRGERPPDLETTVILPESVFREIPPVVRPAGPGEAQELEELARRQRRHPELSQGEAVASVIIYRTLAGLLPHNYDPDKRSLRVPKRPVINTPVVSISVHDDEELLPRALDKPVTVQFRLLETEERTKPICVFWNHSILVSGTGGWSARGCEVVFRNESHVSCQCNHMTSFAVLMDVSRRENGEILPLKTLTYVALGVTLAALLLTFCFLTVLRALRSNQHGIRRNLTAALGLAQLVFLLGINQADLPFACTVIAILLHFLYLCAFSWALLEALHLYRALTEVRDVNAGPMRFYYMLGWGVPAFITGLAVGLDPEGYGNPDFCWLSIYDTLIWSFAGPVAFAVSMSVFLYILAARASCAAQRQGFEKKGPVLGLRPSFAVLLLLSATWLLALLSVNSDTLLFHYLFAACNCIQGPFIFLSYVVLSKEVRKALKFACSRKPSPDPALTTKSTLTSSYNCPSPYADGQLYQPYGDSAGSLHSASRSGKSQPSYIPFLLREESTLNPGQGPPGLGDPSSLFLEGQDQQHDPDTDSDSDLSLEDDQSGSYASTHSSDSEEEEEEEEEEAAFPGEQGWDSLLGPGAERLPLHSTPKDGGPGPGKTPWPGDFGTTAKESGGNRAPEERPRENGDALSREGSLGPLPGSSVQPHKGILKKKCLPTISEKSSLLRLPLEQGTGSSRGSSASEGSRGGPPPRPPPRQSLQEQLNGVMPIAMSIKAGTVDEDSSGSEFLFFNFLH, translated from the exons ATGCGGAGCCCGGCCACCGGCGCCCCCCTCCCCAcgccgctgccgccgctgctgctactgctgctgctgccgccactACTGGGAGATCAAGTGGGGCCCTGTCGTTCCTTGGGGTCTGGGGGACGCGGCTCCTCGGGGGCCTGCACCCCCGTGGGCTGGCTCTGTCCAGCCTCAGCCTCGAACCTCTGGCTCTACACCAGCCGCTGCAGGGATTCGGGGACAGAGCTGACTGGCCACCTGGTGCCCCACCACGATGGCCTGAGGGTCTGGTGTCCAGAATCCGGGGCCCATATCCCCCTGCCACCAGCCCCTCAAGGCTGCTCCTGGAGCTGTCGCCTCCTGGGCATTGGAGGCCACCTTTCCCCACAGGGCAAACTCACTCTGCCCCAGGAGCACCCATGCTTAAAGGCCCCACAGCTCAGATGCCAGTCCTGCAAGCTGGCACAGGCCCCAGGGCTCAGGGCAGGGGTAGGGTCACCAGAAGGGTCCACGGGAGGGCGTCGGAAAAGGAACGTAAATACAGCCCCCCAGTTCCAGCCCCCAAGCTACCAGGCCACAGTGCCGGAGAACCAGCCAGCAGGTACTCCTGTTGCATCCCTGCGGGCCATTGACCCAGATGAGGGTGAGGCAGGTCGGCTTGAGTACACCATGGATGCCCTCTTCGATAGCCGCTCCAACCATTTCTTCTCCCTGGATCCAATCACTGGTGCTGTAACCACAGCTGAGGAGCTAGACCGAGAGACCAAGAGCACCCACGTCTTTAGGGTCACAGCGCAGGACCACGGCATGCCCCGACGAAGTGCCCTGGCCACACTCACCATCTTGGTTACTGATACCAATGATCATGACCCTGTTTTTGAGCAGCAGGAATACAAGGAGAGCCTCAGGGAGAACCTGGAGGTTGGCTATGAGGTACTCACTGTCAGGGCCACAGATGGTGATGCCCCTCCCAATGCCAACATTCTGTACCGCCTGCtggaggggcctgggggcagcCCCTCTGAAGCCTTTGAGATTGACCCTCGCTCTGGGGTTATCCGGACCCGTGGCCCTGTGGATCGAGAAGAGGTGGAATCCTACCAGTTGACAGTGGAGGCAAGTGACCAGGGTCGGGACCCGGGCCCACGGAGTGCCACTGCTGCTGTTTTCCTATCTGTGGAGGATGACAATGACAATGCCCCCCAGTTTAGTGAGAAGCGCTATGTGGTCCAGGTTCGGGAGGATGTGACCCCAGGGGCTCCAGTACTCCGGGTCACAGCCTCAGATCGAGACAAGGGCAGCAATGCCCTGGTGCACTACAGCATCATGAGTGGCAATGCTCGGGGACAGTTTTATCTGGATGCCCAGACTGGGGCTCTGGATGTGGTGAGTCCTCTTGACTATGAGACGACCAAGGAGTACACATTACGAGTGCGGGCACAGGATGGCGGCCGCCCCCCACTCTCCAACGTCTCTGGCTTGGTGACAGTGCAGGTCCTGGATATCAATGACAATGCTCCTATATTCGTCAGCACCCCCTTCCAGGCTACTGTCCTGGAGAGTGTCCCCTTAGGCTACCTGGTTCTCCATGTCCAGGCCATTGACGCTGATGCTGGTGACAATGCCCGCCTGGAATACCGCCTTGCAGGGGTCGGGCATGACTTCCCCTTCACCATCAACAATGGTACAGGCTGGATCTCTGTGGCTGCTGAGCTGGACCGGGAGGAGGTTGATTTCTACAGCTTTGGAGTAGAAGCCCGAGACCATGGCACCCCAGCACTCACTGCCTCCGCCAGTGTCAGTGTGACCATCCTGGATGTCAATGACAACAACCCGACCTTTACCCAACCAGAGTACACAGTTCGGCTCAATGAGGATGCAGCTGTGGGCACCAGTGTGGTGACGGTGTCAGCCGTGGACCGTGATGCCCATAGTGTCATCACCTACCAGATCACCAGTGGCAACACCCGCAACCGCTTCTCCATCACCAGTCAAAGTGGTGGTGGGCTGGTATCCCTCGCCCTGCCACTGGACTACAAACTTGAGCGTCAGTACGTGCTGGCTGTTACTGCCTCTGATGGCACGAGGCAGGACACAGCACAGATCGTGGTGAATGTCACTGACGCCAACACCCATCGTCCCGTCTTTCAGAGCTCCCACTATACAGTGAACGTTAATGAGGACCGGCCAGCAGGCACCACAGTGGTGCTGATCAGTGCCACGGATGAGGACACAGGTGAGAATGCCCGCATCACCTACTTTATGGAGGACAGCATCCCCCAGTTCCGCATTGATGCAGACACGGGAGCTGTCACCACCCAGGCTGAGCTAGACTATGAAGACCAGGTGTCTTACACCCTGGCCATCACTGCTCGGGACAATGGCATTCCCCAGAAGTCTGACACCACCTACCTGGAGATCCTGGTAAACGATGTGAATGACAATGCCCCTCAGTTCCTGCGGGACTCCTACCAGGGCAGTGTCTATGAAGATGTGCCCCCCTTCACCAGCGTCCTGCAGATCTCAGCCACTGACCGTGATTCTGGCCTTAATGGCAGGGTCTTCTACACCTTCCAAGGAGGTGATGATGGAGACGGTGACTTTATTGTGGAGTCCACATCAGGCATTGTGCGAACACTGCGACGGCTGGATCGCGAGAATGTGGCCCAGTATATCCTGCGAGCATATGCGGTGGACAAGGGGATGCCCCCAGCCCGCACACCCATGGAAGTGACAGTCACTGTGTTGGATGTGAATGACAATCCACCTGTCTTTGAGCAGGACGAGTTTGATGTATTTGTGGAAGAGAACAGCCCCATTGGGCTGGCCGTGGCCCGGGTCACAGCCACTGACCCCGACGAAGGCACCAATGCGCAGATCATGTACCAGATTGTGGAGGGCAACATCCCCGAGGTCTTCCAGCTGGACATCTTCTCCGGGGAGCTAACAGCCCTGGTAGACTTAGACTACGAGGACCGGCCCGAGTATATCCTGGTCATCCAGGCCACGTCAGCTCCTCTGGTGAGCCGGGCCACAGTCCACGTCCGCCTCCTTGACCGCAATGACAACCCGCCGGTGCTGGGCAACTTTGAGATCCTTTTCAACAACTATGTCACCAACCGCTCAAGCAGCTTTCCTGGGGGTGCCATCGGCCGAGTGCCTGCCCATGACCCTGACATCTCAGATAGCCTGACTTACAGCTTTGAGCGGGGGAATGAACTCAGCCTGGTCCTGCTCAATGCCTCCACGGGAGAGCTGAGGCTGAGCCGGGCCCTGGACAACAACCGGCCTCTGGAGGCCATCATGAGCGTGCTGGTGTCAG ATGGCGTGCACAGCGTGTCGGCCCAGTGCGCTCTGCGGGTCACCATCATCACTGACGAGATGCTCACACACAGCATCACGCTGCGCCTGGAGGACATGTCTCCTGAGCGCTTCCTGTCACCGCTGCTCGGCCTCTTCATCCAGGCCGTGGCAGCCACGCTGGCCACGCCCCCGGACCACGTGGTGGTCTTCAACGTGCAGCGGGACACCGATGCCCCCGGCGGCCACATCCTCAACGTGAGCCTGTCGGTGGGCCAGCCTCCTGGGCCCGGGGGCGGACCACCCTTCCTGCCCTCGGAGGACCTGCAGGAGCGCCTGTATCTCAACCGCAGCCTGCTCACGGCCATCTCCGCGCAGCGCGTGCTGCCCTTCGACGACAACATCTGCCTGCGCGAGCCCTGTGAGAACTACATGCGCTGCGTGTCCGTGCTGCGCTTCGACTCGTCCGCGCCCTTCATCGCCTCCTCCTCCGTGCTCTTCCGGCCCATCCACCCCGTCGGGGGACTGCGCTGCCGCTGCCCGCCCGGCTTCACGGGCGACTACTGCGAGACCGAGGTGGACCTCTGCTACTCGTGGCCCTGTGGCCCCCACGGACGCTGCCGCAGCCGCGAGGGTGGCTATACCTGCCTGTGCCGCGACGGCTACACGG GTGAGCACTGTGAGGTGAGTGCCCGCTCAGGCCGTTGCACCCCGGGTGTCTGCAAGAATGGGGGCACCTGTGTCAACCTGCTGGTGGGCGGTTTCAAGTGCGACTGCCCATCTGGAGACTTCGAGAAGCCCTACTGCCAGGTGACCACGCGCAGCTTCCCCGCCCGCTCCTTCATCACCTTTCGTGGCCTGCGCCAGCGCTTCCACTTCACCCTGGCCCTCTC GTTTGCCACAAAGGAGCGAGATGGGCTGCTGTTGTACAATGGGCGCTTCAACGAGAAGCATGACTTTGTGGCCCTCGAGGTGATCCAGGAGCAGGTCCAGCTCACCTTCTCTGCAG GGGAGTCGACCACCACTGTGTCCCCATTTGTGCCCGGAGGGGTCAGTGATGGCCAGTGGCACACGGTGCAGCTGAAGTACTACAATAAG CCACTGTTGGGTCAGACAGGGCTTCCGCAGGGCCCATCCGAGCAGAAGGTGGCCGTGGTGACCGTGGATGGCTGTGACACAGGGGTGGCCCTACGCTTCGGGGCTGTGCTGGGCAACTACTCCTGTGCTGCGCAGGGCACCCAGGGTGGCAGCAAGAA GTCCCTGGATCTGACGGGCCCCCTGCTGCTGGGTGGGGTGCCCGACCTGCCCGAGAGCTTCCCTGTCCGAATGCGGCACTTCGTGGGCTGCATGAGGAACCTGCAGGTGGACAGCCGGCATGTGGACATGGCTGACTTCATTGCCAACAATGGCACCGTGCCTG GCTGCCCTGCCAAGAAGAACGTATGTGACAGCAACACTTGCCATAATGGAGGCACCTGCGTGAACCAGTGGGACACATTCAGCTGCGAGTGCCCCCTAGGCTTTGGGGGCAAGAGCTGTGCCCAGG AAATGGCCAATCCACAGCACTTCCTGGGTAGCAGCCTGGTGGCCTGGCATGGCCTCTCACTGCCCATCTCCCAGCCCTGGCACCTCAGCCTCATGTTCCGCACGCGCCAGGCCGACGGCGTCCTGCTGCAGGCCGTCACCAGGGGGCGCAGCACCATCACCCTGCAG CTGCAGGAGGGCCACGTGGTGCTGAGCGTGGAGGGCACAGGGCTCCAGGCCTCGTCTCTCCGGCTGGAGCCAGGCCGTGCCAATGACGGCGACTGGCACCATGCACAGCTGGCACTGGGAGCCAGTGGGGGCCCTGGCCATGCCATCCTGTCCTTCGACTACGGGCAGCAGAAAGCAGAGGGCAACCTGGGCCCCCGGCTCCACGGGCTACACCTGAGCAACATTACGGTGGGGGGAGTGCCTGGGCCATCCAGCAGTGTGGCCCGTGGCTTCCGGGGCTGTTTGCAG GGCGTGCGGGTAAGCGAGACGCCCGAGGGTATTAGCAGTCTGGATCCCAGCCGTGGGGAGAGCATCAACGTGGAGCCAGGCTGTAGCCTGCCAGACCCCTGTGACTCAAACCCGTGTCCTGCCAACAGCTACTGCAGCAACGACTGGGACAGCTACTCCTGCAGCTGTGATCCAG GTTACTATGGTGACAACTGTACTAACGTATGTGACCTGAACCCGTGTGAGCACCAGTCTGTGTGTACCCGCAAGCCCAGTGCCCCCCACGGCTATACCTGCGAGTGTCCCCCAAATTACCTCGGGCCATACTGTGAGACCAG GATTGACCAGCCTTGTCCCCGTGGCTGGTGGGGACATCCCACATGTGGCCCGTGTAACTGTGATGTCAGCAAAGGCTTCGACCCAGACTGTAACAAGACCAGCGGCGAGTGCCACTGCAAG gaGAACCACTACCGGCCCCCTGGcagccccacctgcctcctgTGTGACTGCTACCCCACAGGCTCTTTGTCCCGAGTCTGTGACCCTGAGGACGGCCAGTGTCCGTGCAAGCCAGGTGTCATTGGGCGCCAGTGCGACCGCTGTGACAACCCTTTTGCTGAGGTCACCACCAACGGTTGTGAAG TGAATTACGACAGCTGCCCACGGGCAACTGAGGCTGGGATCTGGTGGCCCCGTACTCGCTTCGGGCTGCCTgctgctgccccctgccccagaggCTCCTTTG GGACCGCTGTGCGCCACTGTGATGAGCACAGGGGCTGGCTCCCCCCAAACCTCTTCAACTGCACGTCAGTCACCTTCTCAGAGCTGAAGGGCTTT GCTGAGCGGCTGCAGCGGAACGAGTCAGGCCTGGACTCGGGGCGCTCCCAGCGGCTGGCCCTGCTTCTGCGCAACGCCACGCAGCACACAGCTGGCTACTTCGGCAGTGATGTCAAGGTGGCCTACCAGCTGGCCACGCGGCTGCTGGCCCACGAGAGCGCCCAGCGGGGCTTCGGGCTGTCTGCCACGCAGGATGTGCACTTCACCGAG AATCTGCTGCGGGTGGGCAGTGCCCTCCTGGACGCAGCCAACAAGCGGCACTGGGAGCTGATCCAGCAGACAGAGGGTGGCACCGCCTGGCTGCTCCAGCACTATGAGGCCTACGCCAGCGCTCTGGCCCAGAACATGCGACACACCTACCTAAGCCCCTTCACCATTGTCACGCCCAACATTG TCATCTCCGTAGTGCGCTTGGACAAGGGGAACTTCGCTGGGGCCAAGCTGCCCCGCTATGAGGCGCTGCGTGGGGAGAGGCCCCCGGACCTTGAGACGACAGTCATTCTGCCTGAGTCTGTCTTCAGAG AGATTCCCCCTGTGGTCAGGCCCGCGGGCCCTGGAGaggcccaggagctggaagagttGGCACGGCGGCAGCGGCGGCACCCGGAGCTGAGCCAGGGTGAGGCTGTGGCCAGCGTTATCATCTACCGTACGCTGGCTGGGCTACTGCCCCACAACTACGACCCAGACAAGCGCAGCCTGAG AGTCCCCAAACGCCCGGTCATCAACACGCCCGTGGTGAGCATCAGCGTCCATGATGATGAGGAGCTGCTGCCGCGTGCCCTGGACAAGCCAGTCACAGTGCAGTTCCGGCTGCTGGAGACGGAGGAGCGGACCAAGCCCATCTGTGTCTTCTGGAACCATTCGATCCT GGTCAGCGGCACAGGTGGCTGGTCAGCCCGAGGCTGCGAAGTCGTCTTCCGCAACGAGAGCCATGTCAGCTGCCAGTGCAACCACATGACAAGCTTCGCTGTGCTCATGGACGTGTCCCGGCGGGAG AATGGGGAGATCCTGCCGCTGAAGACGCTGACATACGTGGCTCTAGGGGTCACCTTGGCCGCCCTGCTGCTTACCTTCTGCTTCCTCACTGTCCTGCGTGCCCTGCGCTCCAACCAACATGGCATCCGACGGAACCTGACGGCCGCCCTGGGCCTGGCTCAGTTGGTCTTCCTCCTAGGAATCAACCAGGCTGACCTGCCT TTTGCTTGCACAGTCATCGCCATCCTGCTGCACTTCCTATACCTCTGCGCCTTCTCCTGGGCTCTGCTGGAGGCCTTGCACCTGTACCGGGCCCTCACTGAGGTGCGCGACGTCAATGCTGGCCCCATGCGTTTCTACTACATGCTGGGCTGGGGCGTGCCAGCCTTCATCACAG GTCTAGCTGTGGGCTTGGACCCCGAGGGCTATGGGAACCCCGACTTCTGCTGGCTCTCCATCTACGATACGCTCATCTGGAGTTTTGCTGGCCCGGTAGCCTTTGCTGTCTCG ATGAGTGTCTTCCTGTACATCCTGGCGGCCCGGGCCTCCTGTGCTGCTCAGCGGCAGGGCTTTGAGAAGAAGGGCCCTGT CTTGGGCCTGCGGCCCTCCTTCGCTGTCCTGCTGCTGCTGAGTGCCACGTGGCTGCTGGCACTGCTCTCCGTCAACAGTGATACCCTCCTCTTCCACTACCTCTTTGCTGCCTGCAATTGCATCCAG GGCCCCTTCATCTTCCTCTCCTATGTGGTGCTCAGCAAGGAGGTCCGGAAAGCACTCAAGTTTGCCTGCAGCCGCAAGCCCAGCCCTGACCCTGCTCTGACCACCAAGTCCACCCTGACCTCG TCCTACAACTGCCCCAGCCCCTACGCAGATGGGCAGCTGTACCAGCCCTATGGAGACTCAGCCGGCTCTCTGCACAGCGCCAGCCGCTCGGGCAAGAGTCAGCCCAGCTACATCCCCTTCTTGCTGAG GGAGGAGTCCACACTGAACCCTGGCCAAGGGCCCCCTGGCCTGGGGGACCCAAGCAGCCTGTTCCTAGAAGGTCAAGACCAACAGCATG ATCCTGACACAGACTCCGACAGTGACCTGTCCTTGGAGGATGACCAGAGTGGCTCCTATGCCTCCACCCACTCCTCagacagtgaggaggaggaagaggaagaggaggaggaggctgccttccctggagagcagggctgggatAGCCTGCTGGGGCCCGGAGCCGAGAGACTGCCCCTGCACAGCACCCCCAAGG ATGGGGGTCCAGGGCCTGGGAAGACCCCCTGGCCGGGAGACTTTGGGACCACAGCAAAGGAGAGTGGTGGCAACAGGGCCCCTGAGGAGCGGCCACGGGAGAATGGAGATGCCCTGTCTCGGGAAGGGTCCTTGGGCCCCCTTCCAGGCTCTTCTGTCCAGCCTCACAAAG GCATCCTCAAGAAAAAGTGTCTGCCCACCATCAGCGAGAAGAGCAGCCTCCTACGGCTACCCCTGGAGCAGGGCACAGGGTCTTCTCGGGGCTCCTCAGCGAGTGAGGGCAGCCGGGGCgggccccctccccgcccaccaCCCCGGCAGAGTCTCCAGGAGCAGCTGAACGGAGTCATGCCCATCGCCATGAGCATCAAGGCAGGCACCGTGGATGAGGACTCGTCAGGCTCCGA ATTTCTCTTCTTTAACTTCCTGCATTAA